The following coding sequences are from one Candidatus Neomarinimicrobiota bacterium window:
- a CDS encoding electron transfer flavoprotein subunit beta/FixA family protein produces MKIVVPMQLVPDLVEDLEVDNTGKALNEEDLKLKLNEFDDHALEEAIQLKESDGAEVVAMTLDGEGADKLLFTALAKGADKCLKITGAAASDSHQRAKVFANAISSEGYDLVLTGVQSVDDRDGQLGPILATYLDVPSVSVVSNVSISGSTVTLRKEYSGGYMAEYDVETPAVLGIQAARQTPRYAPVSKIKQIQETMSIDNTEAGDSGSGSGSEITKMAPPAKGEGAKMLDSVDELIEVLKNAGAL; encoded by the coding sequence TTGAAAATAGTTGTTCCAATGCAATTAGTGCCTGATTTAGTGGAAGACCTTGAAGTAGATAACACAGGAAAGGCTTTAAATGAGGAAGATCTAAAATTAAAACTTAATGAATTTGACGATCACGCTCTCGAAGAAGCGATACAGCTGAAGGAATCGGACGGCGCTGAAGTGGTGGCGATGACTCTTGACGGAGAAGGCGCAGACAAACTTCTTTTTACCGCTCTGGCAAAAGGCGCCGACAAATGTCTGAAGATAACGGGTGCCGCAGCATCTGATTCACATCAACGGGCAAAGGTTTTTGCCAATGCTATCAGTTCCGAAGGTTACGATCTTGTGCTTACGGGTGTTCAATCAGTGGACGATAGAGACGGTCAGCTGGGTCCTATCTTGGCAACTTATCTCGATGTTCCAAGCGTGAGCGTTGTTTCTAATGTCTCGATATCCGGTAGCACGGTAACTCTCCGCAAGGAATATTCAGGCGGCTACATGGCTGAGTATGATGTTGAAACGCCTGCTGTGCTTGGAATACAAGCCGCGCGGCAAACGCCGCGATATGCTCCTGTGAGTAAGATAAAACAGATACAGGAAACTATGAGTATTGACAATACGGAGGCTGGAGATTCAGGGTCAGGAAGTGGAAGCGAAATCACGAAAATGGCGCCCCCTGCAAAGGGAGAAGGAGCAAAGATGCTTGATTCTGTTGACGAGCTGATTGAAGTGCTGAAAAATGCGGGCGCACTTTAG
- a CDS encoding glycine cleavage system protein H, giving the protein MAEINNCVLPDDLMYHIDFNVWVRDNGDGTLNIGLTDIAQTMAGSVIHCMPKKVGKVVKKGKSLSTVESGKWVGPIKSPFGGEIIAVNEEAQKDATILNRSPYKDGWIVQLKPNNYEEDKAELHTAEDAIPLFAAYMSENDLGECIHCEGFES; this is encoded by the coding sequence ATCGCCGAAATAAATAATTGTGTACTGCCGGATGACCTGATGTATCATATTGATTTTAACGTTTGGGTCAGGGATAACGGCGATGGCACTCTGAATATCGGCTTGACGGATATAGCGCAAACAATGGCAGGCTCGGTTATTCACTGCATGCCTAAAAAGGTCGGTAAAGTAGTCAAAAAAGGAAAAAGTCTCTCTACAGTTGAAAGCGGGAAATGGGTAGGTCCTATCAAATCACCTTTTGGAGGCGAAATTATCGCCGTAAATGAAGAAGCACAAAAGGATGCCACTATTTTAAATCGAAGTCCTTATAAGGACGGATGGATAGTGCAACTTAAACCTAATAATTACGAAGAGGATAAAGCCGAATTACATACAGCCGAGGATGCGATACCTCTTTTTGCGGCATATATGTCCGAAAACGATCTGGGGGAATGTATTCATTGCGAGGGATTTGAAAGCTGA
- a CDS encoding CoB--CoM heterodisulfide reductase iron-sulfur subunit A family protein, which produces MPDLPVLVIGGGPCGLEATRGISDLGYNVILVDKAEFLGGTPISADYAALTPDMRSAEDAMNEMIDAIKDNPLVDLRLNSSVISTEGDAPDLKIGIKNGKGEEVVDVGSVIVSTGFQHFDPGKETQMYGYYEYDDVITLVDVERMLKAGTFVRPSTGEKPKQVCFIQCVGSRDRQIGNQWCSKVCCGVATKEAIEIRDMVPDCRVFVFYIDMRMYGFWEDELYWKAQEEKQVNFIRGIVTEITMRGDTLVVKGEDTTMGRPMEIPMDVVILSIGMEPSKGSKDMAKIFKLPLEPHGFIETIGGALNTVQTSVKGVFAAGASTGPADLEDSISMGGAAAMKACAFIRKSQLETA; this is translated from the coding sequence ATGCCTGATCTGCCTGTTTTAGTTATCGGGGGAGGTCCGTGCGGGTTGGAGGCGACCCGGGGAATATCAGACCTTGGATATAATGTCATACTTGTTGATAAAGCCGAGTTTTTAGGCGGAACGCCTATTTCGGCAGACTACGCTGCGCTGACGCCTGATATGAGAAGCGCGGAAGACGCTATGAATGAGATGATCGATGCCATAAAAGATAATCCGTTAGTTGACCTTCGCCTGAATTCATCAGTGATCTCGACTGAGGGCGACGCACCTGATTTGAAAATCGGAATCAAAAATGGAAAGGGTGAAGAAGTGGTAGATGTAGGCAGTGTCATCGTTTCTACCGGCTTTCAGCATTTTGATCCGGGCAAAGAAACACAGATGTACGGATATTATGAATACGACGATGTAATAACTCTTGTGGATGTGGAGCGTATGCTGAAGGCGGGTACTTTCGTCCGTCCTTCCACAGGAGAAAAACCGAAACAGGTTTGCTTTATCCAATGTGTTGGAAGCAGGGATCGGCAAATAGGAAATCAGTGGTGTTCCAAAGTGTGCTGCGGAGTCGCAACAAAAGAAGCAATTGAAATCCGGGATATGGTGCCCGATTGCCGGGTATTCGTTTTTTATATCGACATGAGAATGTATGGATTTTGGGAGGACGAGCTCTACTGGAAAGCGCAGGAAGAAAAACAGGTGAATTTCATCAGAGGCATTGTCACAGAGATAACGATGCGCGGAGATACTCTTGTGGTCAAAGGTGAAGATACTACTATGGGCAGACCGATGGAGATACCAATGGATGTTGTAATTTTATCAATTGGTATGGAACCGAGTAAAGGCTCAAAAGATATGGCAAAAATCTTCAAATTACCTTTGGAACCACACGGTTTTATTGAAACGATCGGTGGAGCGCTGAACACGGTTCAAACTTCCGTTAAAGGAGTATTCGCAGCCGGCGCATCCACAGGACCGGCGGATTTGGAAGACTCGATATCAATGGGCGGCGCCGCCGCAATGAAGGCGTGCGCATTCATCAGAAAATCACAATTAGAGACTGCCTAA
- a CDS encoding (Fe-S)-binding protein: MLTQTEQIAFILLTVVSIAFAWRGFSRLFKIVKSGADTDRSDGLSVRFIKALFEVGIQKPVFKARRWVSVFHSFIFFGFSFYLLVNVNDILEAYVDGWHLIGAGTLAGVFNLFADIFSIFVIVGMNFFLYRRFVTKPKELGYNDNVMLHPGVDSGGIKRDSLLVGVFILLHVGSRWLGTVFHIAELGHGDPWLPIANLFAPLFSFMSHESLEIAIHITWWLAMGLIVIFIPYFPRSKHLHLMVAPVNLALGRKTPPGRMDDVLNISSPGAASLTDLPWPQVLDAYACIMCNRCQEVCPAHTSGTPLSPAALEINKRYFINEKGDEVLNGAGAQSLIDYAISDEAVWACTTCYACVQVCPVGNEPLMDILELRRNMVFDGRMPDELADVLRSLDEQGNSFRESARRRTRWTKDLDFEIKDAKSEPVKYLWYVGDFASYNQSCRDVSRKLARILHSAGVDFGIIMKGEKSAGNDVRRVGEEGLFEALAEENIETLAQCDYEEIFTTDPHTYNALHNEYGKFGAEYKIKHYSTLLNELIESGMIEIKKKIDAKATYHDPCYLGRYNGNYEAPRDLMKSCGVELVEMPRNRENSFCCGAGGGRIWMKDHDDMTQRPSENRIEEAMALGGIEYFTVSCPKDFTMYSDAVKTSGNEGKIEVRDIVDYLMEAMDLHEESAAKEPLITE; encoded by the coding sequence TTGTTAACGCAAACAGAACAGATAGCGTTTATACTTCTCACCGTTGTTAGCATAGCGTTTGCATGGCGTGGTTTCAGCCGATTATTCAAGATTGTCAAGAGTGGAGCTGATACCGACCGGAGCGACGGATTAAGCGTCAGATTCATAAAGGCTCTTTTTGAAGTTGGAATTCAGAAACCTGTCTTTAAAGCCCGTCGCTGGGTAAGCGTTTTTCACTCATTCATCTTTTTCGGGTTCAGCTTTTACCTCTTGGTGAACGTGAATGACATCTTGGAAGCGTATGTTGACGGGTGGCATCTTATCGGAGCCGGTACCTTAGCCGGAGTGTTCAATCTCTTTGCGGACATATTCAGCATCTTCGTTATTGTCGGAATGAATTTTTTTCTTTATCGGCGATTTGTTACAAAACCGAAAGAACTTGGTTACAACGATAATGTTATGCTTCATCCCGGTGTAGATTCAGGGGGAATAAAACGGGATTCTCTGTTAGTGGGTGTGTTTATTCTGTTGCATGTGGGCTCAAGATGGCTCGGCACTGTTTTCCATATAGCGGAATTGGGGCATGGCGATCCGTGGCTTCCTATTGCCAATTTATTTGCGCCTCTCTTTTCATTTATGAGCCATGAGTCCCTTGAAATTGCGATTCATATTACGTGGTGGCTTGCAATGGGTTTGATAGTAATTTTTATACCGTATTTCCCGAGGAGCAAACATCTTCATCTAATGGTTGCGCCTGTCAACTTAGCGTTAGGGCGAAAAACTCCCCCAGGGAGGATGGACGATGTACTGAATATATCTTCTCCGGGAGCTGCGTCTCTCACCGACCTTCCTTGGCCGCAGGTGCTGGACGCTTATGCCTGTATAATGTGTAACAGATGTCAGGAAGTCTGTCCCGCTCACACGTCAGGAACTCCACTGAGTCCAGCGGCGTTGGAGATAAACAAGCGGTATTTTATCAACGAAAAAGGCGATGAAGTTCTCAACGGCGCAGGCGCGCAAAGTCTGATCGATTATGCTATTTCAGATGAAGCCGTATGGGCCTGCACAACCTGCTATGCGTGCGTTCAGGTCTGTCCGGTGGGAAACGAGCCTCTTATGGATATACTGGAATTACGTCGGAATATGGTTTTTGACGGTAGGATGCCGGACGAGCTTGCCGATGTGCTTCGGAGCTTAGACGAGCAGGGCAATTCGTTCAGGGAATCTGCAAGAAGGCGAACGCGTTGGACGAAGGATTTAGATTTTGAAATAAAAGACGCTAAATCGGAACCCGTGAAGTATTTATGGTATGTAGGCGATTTTGCGTCATACAACCAATCGTGCAGGGACGTGAGCAGAAAATTAGCGCGGATTCTCCATTCGGCGGGAGTGGATTTCGGAATTATTATGAAAGGCGAAAAATCTGCGGGCAACGATGTTCGCAGGGTTGGCGAAGAAGGATTATTCGAAGCATTGGCGGAAGAAAATATTGAAACTCTCGCTCAGTGCGATTACGAGGAGATTTTTACTACCGATCCTCATACATATAACGCGCTGCATAACGAATACGGAAAATTTGGCGCTGAATATAAGATTAAACACTACTCCACACTGTTGAATGAGCTGATTGAAAGCGGAATGATAGAAATTAAAAAGAAAATCGACGCAAAAGCCACTTATCACGATCCATGCTATCTCGGTCGTTATAACGGAAATTATGAAGCTCCGCGTGACTTGATGAAAAGTTGCGGGGTAGAGCTGGTAGAGATGCCTCGGAACAGAGAAAACTCTTTCTGCTGCGGCGCGGGAGGCGGAAGAATCTGGATGAAAGACCACGATGATATGACACAGCGTCCGAGTGAGAACAGAATAGAGGAGGCGATGGCTCTCGGTGGGATCGAATATTTCACAGTTTCCTGTCCGAAGGACTTTACGATGTATTCCGATGCGGTGAAAACATCCGGCAACGAAGGGAAGATAGAAGTCAGGGATATTGTTGATTATCTGATGGAAGCAATGGATTTACATGAAGAATCTGCGGCGAAAGAACCTCTGATTACAGAATAG
- a CDS encoding (Fe-S)-binding protein, with the protein MGDHKYEKFVQLDNAIVDGVDISGEWNKMYEPREIMEYDLTYLDKVINTPGGESMGWCYQCAKCIGVCPVDNVGSYGPRKIYRKLQTGYNLFEEADLWLCTSCNNCLRVCPKEVDMMKIMPAIREQAVLDGNVPEELQTMLQNVAEYGNPMGESPRKRVKWTKDLDETVRDLTKEEDPGAVDVLWYVSDYFSYHNRGNDAAKAMVRVFNKLNIDYGILGKEERCDGDSQRLVGESGLFEQLAEHNDGLFQKFEHNTLVVSDPHAFNAFKNFYPKVTGNEYNVQHYTQFLSGKVEELKSLYTTEFKKKVTFHDPCYLGRHNGEFEAPRDLINSIPGVEFVEMYRNRQQGYCCGGGGGGMWLDGLVADHTTERLSENRVKEAVEVGAEVLVVCCPYEVSRFEDAVKSTNNDENLEVWDIIEIIDFCISGGAAA; encoded by the coding sequence ATGGGAGATCATAAATACGAAAAATTCGTCCAATTAGATAACGCTATTGTTGACGGTGTGGACATTTCAGGTGAATGGAACAAGATGTACGAACCCAGGGAAATCATGGAATATGATTTAACTTATCTGGACAAGGTTATTAATACTCCCGGCGGTGAATCTATGGGTTGGTGCTATCAATGCGCCAAGTGCATAGGCGTTTGTCCCGTAGATAATGTGGGAAGCTACGGGCCGAGAAAGATATACCGGAAACTCCAAACCGGTTATAATCTTTTTGAGGAAGCTGATCTTTGGCTCTGTACTTCCTGCAATAACTGTCTGCGTGTATGTCCAAAAGAAGTTGATATGATGAAGATAATGCCGGCAATTCGCGAGCAAGCTGTCCTTGACGGAAACGTTCCCGAAGAATTGCAGACTATGCTTCAAAACGTAGCCGAATACGGCAATCCGATGGGCGAGTCGCCGCGGAAAAGAGTCAAGTGGACAAAAGATTTGGATGAGACTGTTCGCGATCTTACAAAAGAAGAAGATCCCGGCGCTGTTGATGTCCTCTGGTATGTAAGCGATTATTTCAGCTATCATAATCGCGGTAATGACGCAGCCAAGGCGATGGTTCGTGTATTCAACAAATTGAATATTGATTACGGTATTTTAGGAAAAGAGGAAAGGTGCGACGGCGATTCTCAGCGGTTAGTAGGAGAATCAGGTCTTTTTGAACAGCTCGCCGAGCATAACGACGGACTCTTTCAGAAATTCGAGCATAACACGCTTGTGGTAAGCGACCCTCACGCCTTTAACGCTTTCAAAAACTTCTATCCAAAAGTCACGGGCAATGAGTACAATGTTCAGCATTATACTCAATTCCTGTCGGGCAAGGTGGAAGAATTGAAGTCACTCTATACAACGGAATTCAAGAAAAAAGTCACCTTTCATGACCCGTGCTACTTAGGAAGACACAACGGAGAGTTTGAGGCTCCCCGCGATCTGATAAATTCAATTCCCGGTGTTGAGTTTGTCGAAATGTACAGGAATCGTCAGCAGGGGTATTGTTGCGGCGGCGGCGGCGGTGGAATGTGGTTAGATGGATTGGTCGCCGATCATACGACCGAACGTCTGTCGGAAAACAGGGTAAAGGAAGCTGTGGAAGTAGGAGCGGAGGTATTGGTTGTATGCTGTCCCTACGAAGTGTCCCGTTTTGAAGATGCGGTAAAATCAACCAACAATGACGAAAATCTTGAAGTGTGGGATATTATTGAGATAATTGATTTCTGCATCTCCGGCGGAGCTGCAGCGTAA
- a CDS encoding glycine cleavage system protein H, whose amino-acid sequence MSDSTQLKFPADRYYHSSNHMWAKETDENGEILVGIDALALDSLGEIAYASFVEINTEVKAGDSIGTLESAKMTTEIFSPISGVVSAVNDIVPETPLLINEQPYGEGWLVVIRASAWEAECADLISGEEIFEWSQNEIARYETENNQN is encoded by the coding sequence ATGAGCGACAGCACACAACTAAAATTTCCTGCCGACCGATATTACCATTCATCCAATCATATGTGGGCTAAGGAGACGGATGAAAACGGTGAAATACTGGTAGGCATTGATGCGTTAGCGCTCGATTCGCTGGGTGAAATAGCCTATGCGTCTTTTGTTGAGATAAATACGGAAGTTAAAGCAGGCGACTCTATCGGTACGCTTGAATCCGCCAAGATGACCACCGAAATATTCTCTCCCATATCCGGCGTGGTATCAGCTGTGAACGACATAGTACCGGAAACTCCGCTGCTTATCAACGAACAGCCCTACGGTGAGGGTTGGCTGGTTGTTATCCGTGCGTCAGCTTGGGAAGCTGAATGCGCTGATTTAATATCTGGCGAAGAGATTTTTGAATGGTCACAGAATGAAATCGCAAGATATGAAACGGAAAATAATCAGAACTGA
- a CDS encoding electron transfer flavoprotein subunit alpha/FixB family protein has product MSELFVVTEHLNGDFQDITFEMLGKAKELSNGGKCTAIVFGNMKDKYAELGAADNVLSVGGSSEYNPEEYAAAVKSAVSEKNPDLVLIGSTSMGMDIASPVGTGLNIPVVAYCTAIEASDGGFSCTSQLYGGKMDVVSNVPSPAIVMVSSGAFDAAAGKVSGSPAVEEFSGDAGAGKVTFKSLIEPEAADVDITQSNIIVAIGRGIGSKDDVEVAEEIAEALNADVAGTRPLIDAGWLPKSRQVGKSGLKVKPKVYIALGISGAPEHIEGMKESSTIIAINTDKNAPIFDVAHYGMTEDLFDVCEDLLDKL; this is encoded by the coding sequence ATGAGCGAACTTTTTGTAGTAACTGAACATCTTAATGGCGATTTCCAGGATATAACGTTTGAAATGTTAGGAAAAGCAAAGGAATTGTCAAACGGTGGGAAATGTACAGCCATTGTATTTGGGAATATGAAAGATAAATATGCGGAATTGGGAGCTGCCGATAATGTTTTATCCGTAGGTGGAAGCAGCGAATATAATCCCGAAGAATATGCCGCAGCGGTGAAGTCGGCTGTGAGTGAGAAGAATCCGGATTTAGTTCTAATAGGTTCAACCTCAATGGGGATGGACATCGCATCTCCGGTGGGTACGGGTCTCAATATTCCTGTGGTAGCGTATTGTACGGCTATTGAAGCGTCTGATGGCGGTTTTTCGTGTACAAGTCAACTTTACGGCGGCAAGATGGACGTGGTTTCTAATGTTCCTTCGCCGGCTATAGTTATGGTGAGTTCCGGAGCGTTCGATGCCGCAGCAGGAAAAGTTTCCGGTTCGCCCGCCGTTGAAGAATTCAGCGGCGACGCAGGTGCCGGCAAGGTGACGTTCAAATCGCTTATTGAGCCGGAAGCAGCCGATGTTGACATCACTCAAAGTAATATTATAGTGGCGATCGGAAGAGGAATAGGAAGTAAGGATGATGTAGAAGTTGCTGAAGAGATCGCCGAAGCTTTGAACGCCGATGTTGCCGGAACAAGACCGCTTATAGATGCGGGTTGGCTGCCGAAATCAAGGCAGGTAGGGAAATCCGGGCTAAAAGTTAAGCCTAAGGTTTATATCGCTCTCGGAATATCAGGCGCTCCCGAACATATAGAGGGAATGAAAGAATCGTCCACTATAATCGCGATTAACACTGACAAAAACGCTCCGATTTTCGACGTGGCTCATTATGGAATGACGGAAGACCTTTTTGACGTGTGTGAGGATTTATTGGATAAACTGTAA
- a CDS encoding lipoate--protein ligase family protein — MDLRLIKENGVSGSSGLAADESMALRVGSEKSRPTLRLYTYDSYSALVGRFQNIQKELNLEYCLQNCVEFNRRPTGGGAIIMGADQLGVALALKGNKTDTYHRARVLMKQFSEGTVKTLSKFGIEASFRGKNDIEVDGRKIAGLGLHKTRTGGLLFHASILVNLDVELMLNVLRTPLKRITDKAVKLVSGRITTVRKLLSNDITVDEFSAELEKGFSKVFGVNLIKGDWSSEEIGESNKLEAEKYLTEKWIYSKSNVKEMNGRAVRKTEGGLLEVSVNLAGNTLKKVQIGGDIYVSENALADLEFSLAWHSAASDKIKETLKRVYKKRENEFSRISFDDLYNGVQDAVKDASNNRTDIETMPYGCFVKTDGSYA, encoded by the coding sequence ATGGACTTGCGTCTTATAAAAGAGAACGGAGTCAGTGGCAGTTCCGGTTTAGCTGCTGACGAATCAATGGCTCTCAGGGTGGGGAGTGAAAAATCCCGTCCAACCCTAAGGCTCTATACCTATGATTCCTACAGCGCTCTTGTAGGAAGATTCCAAAACATTCAGAAAGAACTTAATCTCGAATATTGTCTCCAAAACTGTGTGGAATTTAACAGGCGACCCACAGGCGGAGGCGCAATTATTATGGGCGCAGACCAGCTCGGCGTCGCGTTAGCGTTGAAAGGAAACAAAACCGATACATATCATCGCGCTCGAGTATTGATGAAACAGTTTTCTGAGGGAACGGTGAAAACGCTTTCGAAGTTCGGTATCGAAGCTTCGTTCCGCGGGAAGAATGATATTGAGGTTGATGGAAGAAAAATCGCCGGATTGGGACTGCATAAAACAAGGACAGGCGGTCTTCTTTTTCACGCTTCAATTCTTGTAAACCTTGACGTGGAGCTAATGCTCAACGTATTGAGAACTCCCCTTAAAAGAATAACTGATAAAGCGGTTAAACTCGTTTCCGGCAGGATTACAACTGTGCGTAAACTTTTATCAAATGATATAACTGTAGATGAATTCAGCGCCGAGTTGGAAAAAGGTTTTTCTAAAGTATTCGGAGTAAATCTGATAAAGGGAGACTGGAGCAGTGAAGAAATCGGAGAATCTAATAAGTTGGAAGCAGAAAAATATCTGACAGAAAAATGGATCTATTCTAAATCAAATGTCAAGGAGATGAATGGGAGAGCGGTCAGAAAAACAGAGGGTGGATTATTAGAGGTATCTGTAAATTTAGCGGGAAACACGCTCAAAAAAGTGCAGATCGGCGGAGACATTTACGTTTCCGAAAACGCGCTGGCAGATTTGGAGTTCAGCCTCGCCTGGCATTCCGCTGCCTCTGATAAGATAAAGGAAACTTTGAAACGGGTGTATAAAAAAAGAGAAAATGAATTTTCCAGGATCAGCTTTGATGACTTATATAACGGCGTACAGGATGCTGTGAAAGACGCTTCTAATAACAGAACGGATATTGAAACCATGCCTTACGGCTGTTTCGTTAAAACGGATGGAAGTTATGCCTGA
- a CDS encoding DsrE family protein has product MVEEGKVTIFVTFGPEMPQRCATPFYMANVAMAMDNEAEMIFQIDGTLLLKKGVAEGIVAKEGGKKIIDFIREAKEAGVKMRVCSASLQLHDMTEDDLIEEVDGVVGAAYMTDVGMDSDLVLSY; this is encoded by the coding sequence ATGGTAGAAGAAGGAAAGGTAACAATTTTTGTGACGTTCGGACCTGAGATGCCTCAACGGTGCGCTACACCGTTTTATATGGCAAATGTGGCTATGGCTATGGACAATGAGGCGGAAATGATATTTCAGATAGACGGTACGTTGTTACTGAAAAAAGGTGTTGCAGAGGGAATAGTAGCCAAAGAAGGGGGAAAGAAAATAATTGATTTTATAAGAGAAGCAAAAGAAGCAGGTGTGAAAATGCGCGTTTGTTCCGCGTCTCTTCAGCTCCACGATATGACAGAAGATGATTTGATCGAAGAAGTGGACGGCGTGGTAGGAGCCGCTTATATGACAGATGTAGGTATGGACAGCGACTTAGTTTTAAGTTATTAA
- a CDS encoding 4Fe-4S dicluster domain-containing protein — MRWDHIFNGCYECGICVAACPSARFYDFSPRVFVQTLEREDIDTFYELMNDSVWDCSQCFSCTRCPRQSNPGALITVMREVAVNNGLQSAKDALKSYSRIIYKIMSTGTQVAPDMLQPDAFPDWGPRVKEISDNLEDWRRAIPPETLHTVELAWDVSIKTRLELFMIWKLTGNLDMIQNIDEGIFMILEEVMEELLEEHGYDIDDYDNIIDD; from the coding sequence ATGCGTTGGGATCACATATTCAATGGTTGTTATGAATGCGGCATCTGTGTAGCAGCGTGCCCTTCAGCAAGGTTCTACGACTTTAGTCCCCGTGTGTTCGTTCAAACTCTCGAGCGGGAAGATATTGACACGTTTTATGAACTGATGAATGATTCCGTTTGGGATTGTTCCCAGTGTTTCTCCTGCACTCGCTGTCCGAGGCAGTCAAATCCCGGCGCTCTTATAACCGTAATGCGGGAAGTAGCTGTGAACAACGGCCTGCAATCCGCCAAAGATGCGCTGAAATCATACAGTCGAATTATTTATAAAATTATGTCAACCGGAACGCAGGTGGCTCCTGATATGCTGCAGCCGGATGCGTTCCCCGATTGGGGTCCTCGTGTGAAGGAGATATCCGATAATCTTGAAGATTGGAGAAGAGCAATTCCGCCCGAGACGCTGCACACAGTTGAGCTCGCATGGGACGTAAGTATAAAAACGCGCTTGGAACTATTTATGATTTGGAAGCTTACAGGAAATCTTGATATGATTCAAAATATCGATGAAGGAATATTTATGATACTTGAGGAAGTGATGGAAGAACTCCTTGAAGAACATGGATATGATATTGATGATTATGATAATATCATCGATGATTAA
- a CDS encoding heterodisulfide reductase subunit B, producing MSGITVDSVIPKVSMRKFERTEAPPTEDYREKLFELEKAGEIEVIRVPEPYVEVETKYGRLKKIPLDHTWHHKSCGQCGHIPGYSTAIFWLNRQFGFDYHDPRDQTSCTAWNYYASATSNSAAQASVAVRNFAQAKIDGYFPIIHCGTSYGHYKEVRSDLLEFPELREKVRKVLARMGKTLVFPEEIVHYSEWVHVMRHKIADRQVLDFSNLTITVHPACHYHKLVVEDAIYDKELYNGQRTAIVSGLVKAMGAKLADYSTWHDCCGFGFRHILVSRDFSRSFATLRKIEVMIKEANPDLTLTHDTGCVTTLDQSQFAAKAHNKKVGIPVMSDAQFAALSMGAHPFKVCQLHWHNMEIRTILEKMGIDYDKAWAEFQLQVDRIKSGEIDYLTWEDADA from the coding sequence ATGTCCGGCATAACAGTGGATTCGGTAATACCTAAGGTAAGCATGAGAAAGTTCGAAAGAACTGAAGCGCCGCCTACCGAAGATTATAGAGAAAAATTATTCGAGCTGGAAAAAGCGGGCGAAATCGAAGTGATAAGAGTTCCAGAGCCTTACGTGGAAGTCGAAACAAAATACGGAAGATTGAAAAAAATCCCGTTGGACCATACCTGGCATCATAAATCATGCGGTCAATGCGGGCATATTCCCGGATATTCAACGGCAATTTTCTGGCTCAACAGACAATTCGGTTTTGATTATCACGACCCGAGAGACCAGACCTCATGTACTGCATGGAATTATTATGCTTCTGCCACATCAAATTCAGCCGCTCAGGCATCAGTGGCAGTTCGAAATTTCGCACAGGCAAAAATTGACGGATATTTTCCGATAATCCATTGTGGTACTAGCTACGGACACTATAAAGAAGTGCGTTCGGATCTGTTGGAATTTCCTGAATTGAGAGAAAAAGTTCGTAAGGTATTAGCCCGAATGGGAAAAACTTTGGTATTCCCGGAAGAGATTGTGCATTATTCGGAATGGGTTCACGTGATGCGACATAAAATTGCAGATAGACAAGTTTTGGACTTCAGCAATTTGACGATTACCGTTCATCCGGCGTGCCATTATCATAAACTCGTGGTGGAAGACGCTATTTACGATAAAGAGCTATATAATGGTCAGCGAACTGCTATTGTCAGCGGATTGGTTAAGGCGATGGGAGCGAAACTCGCTGATTACTCTACGTGGCATGATTGTTGTGGCTTCGGTTTCCGCCATATACTGGTCAGCAGAGATTTTTCACGTTCATTTGCAACATTGAGAAAAATCGAAGTAATGATTAAAGAGGCTAACCCGGATCTTACGCTCACTCATGATACGGGCTGCGTGACTACTCTTGATCAGAGTCAGTTTGCCGCCAAAGCCCACAACAAAAAAGTCGGAATTCCCGTGATGTCTGATGCTCAATTTGCGGCATTGTCTATGGGAGCGCATCCATTCAAAGTGTGCCAATTACACTGGCATAATATGGAAATAAGAACAATACTCGAAAAAATGGGAATTGATTATGATAAGGCTTGGGCTGAATTTCAGCTACAAGTCGATCGGATCAAGTCCGGAGAAATTGATTACCTAACCTGGGAGGATGCAGATGCCTGA